The Thunnus maccoyii chromosome 12, fThuMac1.1, whole genome shotgun sequence genomic interval GACTTTTCATTGGGTGTCTCCGCTGCACCCCTACTGTCAGCGGAGGCCTGTCGCTCGCACAGACTCCCCAGCAGCTGAGCCGTTTTGAAGACTGAGGCGTGACCCGCGGGCTGCAGGGACTGGACCTTCGGCAGGTTCTGGAGGGTCCGCAGCATCTCAGCAGACACAATGGGCAAATGCTGCTCCTGGATCAGACTGGTGCTAGCTGACCGCAGGACGGTGTCACGTTGGCCTGAGAGCTTGGGCGCTGGCCTGGTCCGCTGAGTAGCCGGGGCTCGCACAGAGCTGAACGATGTCTTCTTCTCTGGTGGGATGGAATCTTCCTCCTCCGCTGATTGGTCACTAGAAGACATTGTGCTGTCATCAGAGTCATCGCTCAGACCTTCGTCGTTGCAGCTGTTGTCGTCGTGATCGTCTTCCTCTTTGGCCCCGTCTCCGTCTGTGATGTAAATCATGTCTTTGGGAAGTGTGGTGAACTGGTAAACTAGCCGCTGGCCTTCGACCTTATTCAGGATGCCTCTCTGGTAGTAGTACCTACATTAACACAAAGGTTcaacattaacacaacaaaccatgtatctacacacacatatcttcGATATATCTATCACGAGCATGTTATGATGACATTTTTGAGTGGTCCTCTTTCTGTACTGTACCTGAGTGCTCTGCCCATGGTCTCATAATTCATGTCTGGCTTGTTCTTGTGTTTGCCCCAGAGTCTGGCCACTGCTTTTGAGTTGACCAACTTGAAGATCCCTGCCTGGGGATTAGTCCATTTGATGTAGCGGGGGCAGACTTGTCTGTCCTGGAGCAACTCCATCAGGAACTGCCACAGGTACAGTGTGTTTCCTCCTAAAGCACAAACACGGGAAACACGATGGAAAAGGAAAGACAAAAGGGAACACTACGGGTGAGATgacttttgtaaaaaaaaaagagaagaaaaacatgtaaaagtaACTGATCTCAATCCAACTGAGGCATGTTGAGTTCTTTCAAATATACTGGAGGAAACCGTTATGTGTAAATACATACCTTTGTTGTATTTGTCCTTCTTTACTATAATGTCTGGTGTGGGAGACTCTGCTCTTCGATGTCGAGATTTTCTACCTGAGTAGTTGAGGAATAAAATCACGTTATTTGCAAGATATTTTATAAAATCATACAAGCCATTATTCACTTTCAGATGAACTGATAACCCATAAAGCGACTGACCTCTCTTTTTGGACTGCAGCTGTGCCGCGGGCCTCTTTGTGTGCAATGTGTGCCACTGTGGCTGGTCAACAGCTCCCACAATCCCCTCTGCTGACACAGTCACCTGAGTAACAGGAGTAGTGATGACATCACCCAGTGATGGCAAGAAGGTCTGGGCTGCAGGGGGCATAAACAGACTTAATGAAAGAGAACAGCACTGTGACCAACATGTCTAAAAATAACATCTCGCGGTCGAAAACGTCCTACATCAAAAAGTAGCCCAGGTAAGGTTTTACTAGGGCATCGTTGCGTCATCAGTGTGCACGTGAGTAGTGTTATCACGAGTGTGTCTGTTTGCGTGCTTACAGTAGTGTTGTTCCAGCGAGAGGGTGTCAGGGCAGTCCATGGTGAGAAGCGAGTCCGCAGCaaccagtgtttccatggtcTCTTCGTCTCCACTTTCACATGGCTCCACTACAGAGCACAGAGAAGGGAGTAGCATATAAAAACAAGTTTCAGCAAGTGGAGGAGGGTGGCATTTAGGAGgaagaaaattaaatgtgagCTGTACTGGGGGTCAAGCTCAACTTAAAAAAGGGTCGGTTTGcccaaattacattttaaaaaaagtcttttctCAGTTCCCTTTTGTGATGTCTCACTATGAagattttggttttatttgacaAGGTTTTAAGATACTGTGCCCCTGAGAATTCTGTTGCCATCCCAATACAATAGGGACGATAGGAATTTCATTTTAAGTGTTCAAGGtagtgaaatattacattttaaaaattcaacagcaacatctccTTCCAGAAACAAGGTACTCAATACTCTGGATAATACACAAGACACGTTGGGAACCATCTCGACAGGAACTTTTCTTCTGTAGGAAGTACCTCACCTTAAAACTGTTCACTGCGAGGTCGGTAAATAGaccttttttttacagcagacattttgacattccATAGTATTAAAGCACAGgtctaaataataaaaataatcatggctgaattacatttagctgcttcagtttcagggtcctggtgttGCGTATGCTGGttcactgtcatgacttactgagACGCTTGAATAAAACTGaaccatcgttaatgttatcagtgacatctgtgctt includes:
- the LOC121908129 gene encoding ETS-related transcription factor Elf-1-like isoform X2 is translated as MRMEPCESGDEETMETLVAADSLLTMDCPDTLSLEQHYSQTFLPSLGDVITTPVTQVTVSAEGIVGAVDQPQWHTLHTKRPAAQLQSKKRGRKSRHRRAESPTPDIIVKKDKYNKGGNTLYLWQFLMELLQDRQVCPRYIKWTNPQAGIFKLVNSKAVARLWGKHKNKPDMNYETMGRALRYYYQRGILNKVEGQRLVYQFTTLPKDMIYITDGDGAKEEDDHDDNSCNDEGLSDDSDDSTMSSSDQSAEEEDSIPPEKKTSFSSVRAPATQRTRPAPKLSGQRDTVLRSASTSLIQEQHLPIVSAEMLRTLQNLPKVQSLQPAGHASVFKTAQLLGSLCERQASADSRGAAETPNEKSHPGQKTSQVETPQLVRLTSSDQ
- the LOC121908129 gene encoding ETS-related transcription factor Elf-1-like isoform X1, which gives rise to MLQQSELIFDFASDHINLSGFGSHSDYPAVIVEQVPHPHLLSYSGLACEQSQTEDVHQQLFKVEPCESGDEETMETLVAADSLLTMDCPDTLSLEQHYSQTFLPSLGDVITTPVTQVTVSAEGIVGAVDQPQWHTLHTKRPAAQLQSKKRGRKSRHRRAESPTPDIIVKKDKYNKGGNTLYLWQFLMELLQDRQVCPRYIKWTNPQAGIFKLVNSKAVARLWGKHKNKPDMNYETMGRALRYYYQRGILNKVEGQRLVYQFTTLPKDMIYITDGDGAKEEDDHDDNSCNDEGLSDDSDDSTMSSSDQSAEEEDSIPPEKKTSFSSVRAPATQRTRPAPKLSGQRDTVLRSASTSLIQEQHLPIVSAEMLRTLQNLPKVQSLQPAGHASVFKTAQLLGSLCERQASADSRGAAETPNEKSHPGQKTSQVETPQLVRLTSSDQ